The nucleotide window TCCCATCGTCGGCATGCGATCCGCGTTCGTCCACGGCGGCTACGTCGAACATCACGACGATTGGCCGGCCGACGGCCGCCCCCGCGCCGCTCTGGCCGTGCGTGTCTTCGACCGCGCGGCACGGCGGTTCGTCACCGTCGTCAACCTCCACGGCCTGCGGGACGCCCAGGGAAAAGCCGACACTCCCGCTCGCCGTACGCAGGCCGAACGGCTCGCCGGCCTCATCACGAGCGTGCGCGAGAACGGCGACCTCACCGTGGTGTGCGGCGACTTCAACGTGTTGCCCGACAGCGAGACGTTCCGGATCCTCGCCAAGCTCGACCTCACCGACCTGGTCCGGGACGCGGACACCAGAACCTCCCGCTATCCCAAGCCCGTCCGGCATGCGAGCTACCTGCTCGTCTCCGAGCCCACCGCCGTCCGGCGATTCGAGATCATGACCACCCCCGAAGTCTCCGATCACTGCGCCTTGATGCTCGACCTTTGACGCTGAGCGCCATCGCCTCTCGCAGCGCTCGGCCGGTGGGTCCGCACCGGCGGTGCCACACGAACGGATAAGGCCCTCCCGGACCGACCGGGAGGGCCTCTGTAGTGGAGCCGCCTAGGGCCTGTGTCAAAGTCGATCAGAGCCATTCGTTGATCGCGGCGATCAGGATCGTGGCTTCGTAATGGATGGCGAGTTCGCCGTACCTGGTGGCCGGCAAGAGGGCAGGTGAACATTTATCGCCAGTGGGACCCCGATTCACCCGTTTTCCGGCTTGCCGACCGCCCTTCTGGGGCTGAAAGCACCGCCCTTCAGCGGTACCTCACCTCGC belongs to Microbispora sp. ZYX-F-249 and includes:
- a CDS encoding endonuclease/exonuclease/phosphatase family protein, which translates into the protein MRIISLNAWGGAMFDELAAWLDGCDADILCLQEVTHTPTARGWTRFDDAERSLPQRADLLGDVRSRLPRHHGLFTASDSGPVRDEHGSHRQDFGLATFVGETLPIVGMRSAFVHGGYVEHHDDWPADGRPRAALAVRVFDRAARRFVTVVNLHGLRDAQGKADTPARRTQAERLAGLITSVRENGDLTVVCGDFNVLPDSETFRILAKLDLTDLVRDADTRTSRYPKPVRHASYLLVSEPTAVRRFEIMTTPEVSDHCALMLDL